TTTGCGGATCACTTCGTTGATTTCGTCAGCGATGTTCATGTGGTCTCGCTTCTTGGTGGCGACTTTCCTCGACGTATTTCGGCGTCGAGGGCGGACAGGGCGCTGCTCCATAGCCCTCGGAACTGGTCAAGCCACACGTCGATTTCTCGCAGGGCACCTGGATCGAGGGAATACAGGCGTCGAGCGCCGTCGGGACGGGATCGCACGAGACCGACTTCACGCAGCCGCCGCAGGTGGCGCGAGGTGGCCGGTTGAACGAGTCCGAACTCCGCGTCCATCACCTCGACAAGCTCGCCGGCGGGTACCTCGCTGTCAGCGAGGTACTCAACGATGCGGCGACGAACCGGATCGGCCAAGACAGCGAGCGCATCCACGCGACGTAGCATATAACAGTTTCGGTTATATCACACGGCAAAGACTCACGACCTCCTGTGCGAACTACAAGGGGCGCAACCCTCCCCTGACCGGGAGTCGGTGGTGTTCACCATGCCCGCAAAGGCAGCGCGAGAGAGGGGTGGAATATCGTGACCGGTTTTCACCCATCCTCGGCGGCGACAAGGTCTTCAAAGGCATTGAGGACACGGGAACCTTGGGGACCGTCGAGAGCTAACTGTGTCAACAGAATGGTGACCTGGTTATGCCGGGGATCGACACGCGCGGCGGTCCCGGCGCCGCCGGCCCAGCCGTAGGTGTTGTCGGCGCGCACGCTTCCGCCGTATCCCCAGCCTTCGCCTTCGGCGAGGAAGAATCCCGCATGACGCCGCTGGTCGGCTGTGAGCTGGTCGGTCATCATCGATTTCACGAGTGGGGTGGGGAGGATCCGCTGTCCGTTGGACTCACCGCCGTTGAGCAGCATCCTGCCGAAGGCGAGCCAATCGTCGGCCGTTCCGATCAGGCCACCAGCGCCATCCGGAAACGATGGGGGCCGAGAGTGCTGTCCGTCGGGCGGATCGACGAGTTCCACCGGTGATCGAGGATTATCCGTCGCTCGATACCGGCTCGCGAAGCGAGAACGTTCGGATGGTGGAACCCACCATCGTGCGTCCCGCATCCCCAGTGGGTCGACGATACGGTCAGCCATGAGCACGCCCAGCGACTGCTGTGCGACTCGTTCCAGCAGGAGCCCGAGGATGGTACTGCCGGCGTTGTAGGTCCAGCCCTGGCCGGGTTGATGCGCCAGCGGTAACCGCCCCGCTCCTGTCAGGTAGGACTGTCGGTCCAGGGCGCGGAGCTGAGGGCCTTCCTGGAGCGTCGTGACGAGAGCTTCGGTGAATGGTGACTCGAAGTCCGTAGTGAATCCGAGTCCACCGCGCAGGGTAAGCAGATCCTCCACCGTCACAGGGCGAGATGCGGGAACAGTGTGCGAGAGCTGCCCACTCGGGTCCACAAGTACCCTGGCACTGGACAGCTCGGGCAGCCACCGATCGACTGGCGAATCAAGATCGACGGTTCCGTCGGCCACGAAGGTGAGGGCGAGGGCAGCAGTCAATGGCTTGCCCAGGGAGTCCCAGAAGAACAGGGTGTCGGACGACATTGGTGCACAGGACTCCAGGTCCTGAGAACCAACCACGACTGTCTCAGCGTTCTCGCCCCGGTACCGTACAGCGACTGCGCCCGGAAGCGTGCCTGCGTCGACCTCTTCCTGGAGCATTCTTGCGATGGCGTCCATCGTCCAAGTGTGGCAGGGAGCCCGCCCCGACCGTGAGTTGCGGCGGATCGCGACGACGACACGAGGACCCGTCCTGGCGTGTGAACCTCGCCGGGCGGACGCGCCACGCGGCACACGCGCGAGCCCTCAGCGCTCGACCGGCTCCCCTGCGGGGGCCTGGAACGACGCGAGGTCTGAGCGCGTCGGCGCCGCCTCCCAGTCGCCCTCGACGGTGCAGACTCGAAGACCGCGTAGGCCGCCGCCCGAAGCTGTTGCATCCCTCGTATGGTGAGAAGCGTACTCCCGGGCTGCCTCTCTGAACTACGGTGGGTTGTCTCCCAGTTACGGGTCTGGGCAGCAGCGGCGGCGTTCGAAGAGGAACTCTCAGGGGGAACGCACTTGGAAGCAAGCCGTCTGCGTCCCGCCAGCGACCAAGGCGTTGCGTCGTTCCGCCGCGAATGACGTCCGACATGCGATGCCACTGACGTTACTCGCACGTTCCCGTCCCGCTACCGATGCGAGTAGCGCGTGAGGCGGCCAGCGACGGGGCGAGTTTTCGACAACCTTCCCGCTAGATCCACCCCATGTCGGATGTCCCCACCGTGACACCGTCGGGT
This sequence is a window from Pseudoclavibacter endophyticus. Protein-coding genes within it:
- a CDS encoding ArsR/SmtB family transcription factor, with amino-acid sequence MLRRVDALAVLADPVRRRIVEYLADSEVPAGELVEVMDAEFGLVQPATSRHLRRLREVGLVRSRPDGARRLYSLDPGALREIDVWLDQFRGLWSSALSALDAEIRRGKSPPRSETT
- a CDS encoding serine hydrolase domain-containing protein, encoding MDAIARMLQEEVDAGTLPGAVAVRYRGENAETVVVGSQDLESCAPMSSDTLFFWDSLGKPLTAALALTFVADGTVDLDSPVDRWLPELSSARVLVDPSGQLSHTVPASRPVTVEDLLTLRGGLGFTTDFESPFTEALVTTLQEGPQLRALDRQSYLTGAGRLPLAHQPGQGWTYNAGSTILGLLLERVAQQSLGVLMADRIVDPLGMRDARWWVPPSERSRFASRYRATDNPRSPVELVDPPDGQHSRPPSFPDGAGGLIGTADDWLAFGRMLLNGGESNGQRILPTPLVKSMMTDQLTADQRRHAGFFLAEGEGWGYGGSVRADNTYGWAGGAGTAARVDPRHNQVTILLTQLALDGPQGSRVLNAFEDLVAAEDG